One stretch of Archangium lipolyticum DNA includes these proteins:
- a CDS encoding SOS response-associated peptidase: protein MCGRVTIQTPALAIAREFALTGIRTALERPRYNLAPTQLMPVVINDGERMLDAYRWGLIPSWAKEASIGNKLINARGETVAEKPSFRSALKRRRCLVLVDGWFEWKQSTKPKTPYLFRRKDGLPMTFAGLWEEWTAPDTGEVLRTCTLITTGPNALMAPIHDRMPVILPPAARDVWLRPEPQEASVLQPLLVPNEDEPLEAWEVGRVVNSPTNDVAACVERVASQASLLT, encoded by the coding sequence ATGTGTGGCCGCGTCACCATCCAGACCCCCGCCCTGGCGATCGCCCGTGAGTTCGCCCTCACCGGCATCCGCACCGCCCTCGAGCGCCCCCGCTACAACCTCGCCCCCACCCAGCTGATGCCCGTGGTCATCAACGACGGGGAGCGGATGCTGGACGCCTACCGCTGGGGCCTCATCCCCTCCTGGGCGAAGGAAGCCTCCATCGGCAACAAGCTCATCAACGCCCGCGGCGAGACGGTGGCGGAGAAGCCCAGCTTCCGCTCCGCGCTCAAGCGCCGGCGCTGCCTGGTGCTGGTGGACGGCTGGTTCGAGTGGAAGCAGAGCACGAAGCCCAAGACGCCCTACCTCTTCCGCCGCAAGGATGGCCTGCCCATGACCTTCGCCGGACTCTGGGAGGAGTGGACCGCTCCGGACACCGGAGAGGTGCTGCGCACCTGCACCCTCATCACCACCGGGCCCAACGCGCTGATGGCCCCCATCCACGACCGGATGCCCGTCATCCTGCCGCCCGCGGCCCGGGACGTGTGGCTGCGCCCGGAGCCGCAGGAGGCCTCGGTGCTGCAACCGCTGCTGGTGCCCAACGAGGACGAGCCCCTGGAGGCCTGGGAGGTGGGGCGCGTGGTGAACTCGCCGACGAACGACGTGGCGGCCTGCGTGGAGCGCGTGGCGAGCCAGGCCTCGCTCCTGACCTGA
- a CDS encoding acetyl-CoA hydrolase/transferase C-terminal domain-containing protein, whose translation MSTLQERIENAELLAKVVPVEEAVKHVTDGCTVAISGFTKSGEPKTFFPALARHFAATAPQSRITLLSGASLSDDVEGPMAPFIRKRGPYMSSAISRKLIHSGEMDFTDVHLSAFARNLMYGFYGEIDVAVVEVSRIREDGSVVLSSSVGVSAEALARARKVILEVNTATPDYTGFHDIVLPAVHPKVGWPLPLVNVRDRIGTPYVEFDRSKVVAVVESRTPDHPVPFKAASETDRRIAQNVIDFLMQCRKQFDWGKRLPPIQSGVGNVANAIIGELYASPFQKIRFWTEVFQDGMLRYVEDDAKFENASATAVSFSAEGRRRFMELFERCRDKLVLRPMWLSNSPEIISRLFVIAMNTPIEVDIYGHVNSTHIDGSRIVNGLGGSGDFFRNAYLSIVHTPSTRRLKDGRTVSCVMPYVRHIDHTEHDIKCVVTEHGYALNMDIRSPKRRAVDIIEKCAHPHFRPLLHAYLDMAGAGDEPRPTDMKALEGWWKDYDAACRSFPQSGSTPAAE comes from the coding sequence ATGAGCACATTGCAAGAGCGAATCGAGAACGCCGAGCTGTTGGCCAAGGTCGTCCCCGTCGAGGAGGCGGTGAAGCACGTCACCGATGGCTGCACCGTCGCCATCAGCGGCTTCACCAAGTCGGGCGAGCCGAAGACCTTCTTCCCGGCGCTCGCCCGGCACTTCGCCGCGACGGCGCCCCAGTCCCGCATCACCCTGCTGAGTGGCGCTTCGCTCTCGGATGACGTGGAGGGGCCCATGGCGCCCTTCATCCGCAAGCGCGGGCCGTACATGTCCTCGGCCATCTCGCGCAAGCTCATCCACTCGGGCGAGATGGACTTCACCGACGTCCACCTCTCCGCCTTCGCGCGCAACCTGATGTACGGGTTCTATGGGGAGATCGACGTCGCCGTCGTCGAGGTGTCTCGCATCCGCGAGGACGGCAGCGTCGTCCTGTCCTCCTCGGTTGGCGTCTCCGCCGAGGCGCTCGCCCGGGCGCGCAAGGTCATCCTCGAGGTGAACACCGCGACGCCGGACTACACGGGCTTCCACGACATCGTCCTGCCCGCCGTGCACCCCAAGGTGGGCTGGCCACTGCCGCTGGTGAACGTGCGTGACCGCATCGGCACGCCCTACGTCGAGTTCGATCGCAGCAAGGTGGTGGCCGTCGTCGAGTCCCGCACGCCCGACCACCCGGTGCCCTTCAAGGCCGCGAGCGAGACGGACCGCCGCATCGCGCAGAACGTCATCGACTTCCTCATGCAGTGCCGCAAGCAGTTCGACTGGGGCAAGCGTCTTCCCCCCATCCAGTCCGGCGTGGGCAACGTGGCCAACGCCATCATCGGCGAACTCTACGCGTCCCCGTTCCAGAAGATCCGCTTCTGGACCGAGGTCTTCCAGGACGGAATGCTGCGCTACGTGGAGGATGACGCGAAGTTCGAGAACGCCTCGGCTACCGCGGTCTCCTTCTCGGCCGAGGGGCGCCGGCGCTTCATGGAGCTGTTCGAGCGTTGCCGGGACAAGCTGGTGCTGCGGCCCATGTGGCTGTCCAACAGCCCGGAGATCATCTCGCGCCTGTTCGTCATCGCGATGAACACCCCCATCGAGGTGGACATCTATGGCCACGTCAACTCCACGCACATCGACGGCTCGCGCATCGTCAACGGGCTGGGTGGCTCGGGAGACTTCTTCCGCAACGCCTACCTCAGCATCGTGCACACGCCGTCCACCCGGCGGCTGAAGGACGGGCGCACGGTGAGCTGCGTGATGCCGTACGTGCGGCACATCGACCACACGGAGCACGACATCAAGTGCGTCGTCACCGAGCACGGCTACGCGCTCAACATGGACATCCGCTCGCCCAAGCGGCGCGCGGTGGACATCATCGAGAAGTGCGCGCACCCGCACTTCCGCCCGCTGCTGCACGCCTACCTGGACATGGCGGGCGCGGGAGACGAGCCCCGGCCCACCGATATGAAGGCCCTGGAGGGCTGGTGGAAGGACTACGACGCGGCCTGCCGCTCCTTCCCCCAGAGCGGGTCTACGCCCGCCGCAGAGTGA
- a CDS encoding alpha-2-macroglobulin family protein — MSLLPSPRMLAALLAAAILVLSVPAARAQPPSVPSWKAIDALVEQQKFEAALQGAEARLAQARSRSDEDEWVRALVRVVQLRTGLHGYETAVRFLREQPWPQGLLPRTTLELYYASALITYAEQYGWEVRQREQVVSGGPVDLKRWTAEQIFTEARRALSEAWAERERLGAEKVGALAGVLQPNTYPPGIRDTLRDAVTYLWVEMLADENQWRPGQTEELHRLDVDELLRGSPRVDLVGPAEHPLRKVAAVLADLEAWHLAAGRREAALEAHLARGRLLHDSFAEEADKARVRAHVAEHLEGYRNVPWWAMGQGWLVESEESADRPVRAHTLAKACVAAYPKSIGGQRCARLVAKLEAPEFSVASMRADGARRRSIEVTHRNLPRLHFRAYVHDLESRLTGGNLFEGLLDEGEDSLRRLIARERPVASWSESLPETPDFRSHRTFVVPPLTEPGSYLIVASAREDFQEKGNQVVATLMTVTPWVYITHKDRQGRVEVRVMEGESGQPAPGVEVRLVQAGDGNRVVRTLKTDARGEAVLTGLPEQKSSFVVLGRGRQVLLALEPFYGYRRPRERERMDALVFTDRSVYRPLQKVSWKVVAFRGSGEQARYQTLPRQRLTVSLVDANGQAVEKREVKTNDFGSAAGEFTLPTGRLLGMWRVDASVGEDNLGNAAVRVEEYKRPTFEVTLKDPDAALRLNRPATFRGEARYYFGLPVTRGTVRWSVRREPLLPVWWRTMGGARPFSSRVVASGTSALGEDGGFQLTFTPEADERTAASRDFSWRYRVEADVTDEGGETRSANRAFRLGLVAVEGRVDADEEFFREGVASEVRLMRSNLDGAPLPGAGRWRLVALKQPSRPVLPVEQPLVTPPGLSVEADVRATTPGDALRPRWGAEDAPVEESLRSWAEGEEMARGSVAHDAQGLARVKLPAVPAGAYRVHYETEDAFGERFTTSREVLVVGGSAPIALPALLRVERTTVRVGETARVLALSGFEGQPLYLELYQGEQLVRRSVLTAGKDPAVVELPVTESMRGGFTLALVAVRDYQVLRFVQPVFVPFDDKELKLEFATFRDRLRPGAKETWRVSVKGPQGAKVEAGAAELLAYMYDQSLELFAPHSPPDVKNYYAQRAQWVDLNVSQGLAPGRWLFGEDFGRVPEWSHPRGDSLVMEGGYGVGGPGRRAIPLPLTLRPLHLMSGRATMEDSGSVARAPRVSRRSARADAVVQEAAVAVSGGGVPHEQAATASAPAVPPEAVRGNFAETAFWVPRLLTGADGSAVLEFTVPDSVTAWSVWVHALTKDLKGGSLQRQTRSVKELMVRPYVPRFLREGDRAVLEVVVNDAGERALEGSLALDIIDPETNASLLSRFGVETARQPFRVEAGKGTTARFPLTVPAGLGPVAFRVTARAGDFSDGELRPLPVLPGRMRLSQSRFVALRGGERKTMEFADMRRRDDPSLLHEQLVVSVDAQLFHAVLGAMPYLMEYPYECTEQVLNRFVSTGIVSSLYGRYPEVAKLAKSLSTRTTRFDTWDAMDPNRKMALEESPWLQESRGGKDEGLRLAKVLDPEVAKAEREAALVKLREAQTSGGGFPWWPGGPPSPYMTLYILHGLARAADHGVDVDRNMTTRAWQYLASHYRAEYAEKLRKEGCCWEFLTLLGYVASSFPDASYTGNALTPEERARILDYGFAHWKEHSPYLKGYLALTLKRAGRVEDARRVFASVMDSAKTSEELGTYWAPEERSWLWYNDTTETHAFALRTLLELSPEDARRHGLAQWLLLDRKLGHWKSTRATAEAVYALVKYLEREGALGVREDVKVTVGGQTTAFAFKPAEYTGKGNRVVVPGPEVKPETSSSVGVEKTGKGLAFASATWHFSTERLPEEERGDFFAVSRRYFLRERVGTEAVLRPLEEGTSVGPGDEVEVHLSLRTKHAAEYVHLRDPRAAGFEPGTTGSRHRYDLGIVWYEEPRDSGTNFFFEWLPAGEYTFRYRLRANMAGTFRVGPATVQSLYAPEFTAYSKGAVLSVGRE, encoded by the coding sequence ATGTCGCTACTTCCGAGCCCCCGGATGCTCGCCGCCCTCCTGGCGGCCGCCATCCTCGTCCTCTCCGTTCCAGCTGCCCGGGCCCAGCCTCCGTCCGTGCCCTCGTGGAAAGCCATCGACGCGCTGGTGGAGCAGCAGAAATTCGAGGCCGCCCTCCAGGGCGCCGAGGCCCGCCTGGCGCAGGCCCGCTCGCGGAGTGACGAGGACGAGTGGGTGCGGGCGCTCGTGCGCGTGGTGCAGCTGCGCACCGGGCTCCACGGGTACGAGACGGCGGTGCGCTTCCTCCGGGAGCAGCCCTGGCCCCAGGGGCTGCTGCCCCGCACCACGCTCGAGCTCTATTACGCGAGCGCGCTCATCACCTACGCCGAGCAGTACGGCTGGGAGGTGCGCCAGCGCGAGCAGGTGGTGTCCGGCGGGCCGGTGGATCTGAAGCGGTGGACGGCCGAGCAGATCTTCACCGAGGCCCGGCGCGCGCTCTCGGAGGCGTGGGCGGAGCGGGAGCGGCTGGGCGCGGAGAAGGTGGGGGCGCTCGCGGGCGTCCTCCAGCCGAACACCTACCCGCCGGGAATCCGGGACACGCTGCGTGACGCGGTGACGTACCTCTGGGTGGAGATGTTGGCGGACGAGAACCAGTGGCGTCCGGGGCAGACCGAGGAGCTGCACCGCCTGGACGTGGACGAGCTGCTGCGGGGCTCGCCCCGGGTGGACCTGGTGGGGCCGGCGGAGCACCCGCTGCGGAAGGTGGCCGCCGTGCTGGCGGACCTGGAGGCGTGGCACCTCGCCGCGGGCCGGCGCGAGGCGGCGCTGGAGGCGCACCTGGCACGTGGCCGGCTCCTCCACGACTCCTTCGCGGAGGAAGCGGACAAGGCCCGTGTCCGCGCTCACGTGGCCGAGCACCTGGAGGGCTACCGGAACGTGCCGTGGTGGGCCATGGGGCAGGGATGGCTGGTGGAGAGCGAGGAGTCCGCGGATCGGCCGGTGCGCGCGCACACGCTGGCGAAGGCGTGCGTGGCGGCCTATCCGAAGAGCATCGGGGGCCAGCGGTGTGCCCGGCTGGTGGCGAAGCTCGAGGCGCCGGAGTTCTCCGTGGCCAGCATGCGCGCGGATGGTGCCCGCAGGCGCTCCATCGAGGTGACGCACCGCAACCTGCCCCGGTTGCACTTCCGGGCCTATGTGCACGATCTGGAGTCGCGGCTCACCGGGGGCAACTTGTTCGAGGGGCTCCTGGATGAAGGGGAGGACTCCCTGCGCCGCCTCATCGCGCGCGAGCGGCCCGTGGCGTCCTGGAGCGAGTCGTTGCCGGAGACGCCGGACTTCCGGTCGCACCGCACCTTCGTGGTGCCGCCGCTGACGGAGCCGGGCAGCTACCTCATCGTCGCCTCGGCGCGCGAGGACTTCCAGGAGAAGGGCAACCAGGTGGTCGCGACCCTGATGACGGTGACTCCCTGGGTCTACATCACCCACAAGGATCGTCAGGGCCGGGTGGAGGTGCGGGTGATGGAGGGTGAGAGCGGCCAGCCCGCGCCGGGCGTGGAGGTGCGCCTCGTGCAGGCGGGTGATGGCAACCGGGTGGTGCGGACGCTGAAGACGGACGCCCGGGGCGAGGCCGTCCTCACCGGGCTGCCGGAGCAGAAGAGCTCCTTCGTCGTGCTGGGACGGGGCCGGCAGGTGCTGCTCGCCCTGGAGCCTTTCTACGGGTACAGGCGCCCGCGGGAGAGGGAGCGGATGGATGCGCTCGTCTTCACGGATCGCTCCGTGTACCGCCCGCTGCAGAAGGTGTCGTGGAAGGTGGTGGCCTTCAGGGGGAGCGGGGAGCAAGCGCGCTACCAGACGCTGCCGAGGCAGCGGTTGACGGTGTCGCTGGTGGACGCGAATGGCCAGGCCGTCGAGAAGCGCGAGGTGAAGACCAATGACTTCGGCTCGGCGGCGGGCGAGTTCACCCTGCCCACCGGGCGGCTGCTCGGCATGTGGCGCGTGGATGCCAGCGTGGGCGAGGACAACCTGGGCAACGCGGCGGTGCGTGTGGAGGAGTACAAGCGGCCCACCTTCGAGGTGACGCTGAAGGACCCGGACGCGGCGCTGCGCCTCAACCGTCCGGCCACCTTCCGCGGCGAGGCGCGCTACTACTTCGGGCTCCCGGTGACACGGGGCACCGTGCGCTGGAGCGTCCGGCGCGAGCCCCTCCTCCCCGTGTGGTGGCGGACGATGGGGGGGGCCCGGCCGTTCTCGTCCCGCGTCGTGGCCAGTGGCACCTCGGCGCTGGGGGAGGACGGGGGTTTCCAGCTCACCTTCACCCCGGAAGCGGATGAGCGGACCGCCGCCTCGCGCGACTTCTCCTGGCGCTACCGCGTGGAGGCGGACGTGACGGACGAGGGCGGGGAGACACGCTCGGCGAACCGTGCCTTCCGGCTCGGCCTGGTGGCGGTGGAAGGCCGCGTGGACGCGGACGAGGAGTTCTTCCGCGAGGGCGTGGCCTCCGAGGTGCGGTTGATGCGCTCCAACCTCGATGGAGCGCCGCTGCCCGGGGCGGGGCGGTGGCGGCTGGTGGCGCTGAAGCAGCCCTCGCGGCCGGTGCTGCCCGTCGAGCAGCCCCTCGTGACTCCGCCCGGGTTGTCCGTGGAGGCGGACGTCCGGGCCACCACACCGGGAGACGCACTGCGGCCCCGGTGGGGGGCGGAGGATGCTCCGGTGGAGGAGTCCTTGCGGAGCTGGGCCGAGGGCGAGGAGATGGCGCGGGGCTCGGTGGCGCACGACGCGCAGGGGCTCGCGCGGGTGAAGCTGCCCGCGGTGCCCGCTGGTGCCTACCGCGTGCACTACGAGACGGAGGATGCCTTTGGCGAGCGCTTCACCACCTCGCGCGAGGTGCTGGTGGTGGGCGGAAGTGCCCCGATCGCGCTGCCGGCGCTGCTCCGGGTCGAGCGCACCACGGTGCGGGTGGGAGAGACGGCGCGCGTGCTGGCGCTCTCCGGCTTCGAGGGCCAGCCGCTGTACCTGGAGCTCTACCAGGGAGAGCAGCTGGTGCGGCGGAGTGTGCTCACAGCGGGGAAGGACCCGGCGGTGGTGGAGCTGCCCGTCACCGAGTCCATGCGAGGAGGCTTCACGCTCGCGCTGGTGGCGGTGCGGGACTACCAGGTGCTGCGGTTCGTGCAGCCGGTGTTCGTGCCCTTCGACGACAAGGAGCTGAAATTGGAGTTCGCCACCTTCCGCGATCGCCTGCGCCCCGGCGCGAAGGAGACGTGGCGGGTGTCGGTGAAGGGACCCCAGGGGGCGAAGGTGGAAGCGGGGGCCGCCGAGCTGCTCGCGTACATGTATGACCAGTCGTTGGAGCTCTTCGCGCCGCACTCGCCTCCGGACGTGAAGAACTACTACGCGCAGCGTGCGCAGTGGGTGGACCTGAACGTCAGTCAGGGCCTGGCCCCCGGGCGGTGGCTCTTCGGCGAGGATTTCGGGCGCGTGCCGGAATGGAGCCACCCCAGGGGTGACTCGCTCGTCATGGAGGGCGGATATGGCGTGGGTGGACCGGGGCGGCGCGCCATCCCGCTGCCGCTGACGCTGAGACCCCTGCACCTGATGAGTGGGCGTGCCACCATGGAGGACTCGGGGTCCGTTGCCAGGGCGCCGAGGGTTTCCAGGCGAAGCGCCAGGGCGGATGCGGTCGTGCAGGAGGCAGCGGTAGCGGTGTCTGGAGGCGGAGTTCCTCACGAGCAGGCCGCGACGGCCTCCGCGCCCGCCGTCCCCCCGGAAGCGGTGCGCGGCAACTTCGCGGAGACGGCCTTCTGGGTGCCGCGGCTCCTCACGGGGGCGGACGGCTCGGCCGTGCTGGAGTTCACCGTGCCGGACTCGGTGACGGCGTGGAGCGTCTGGGTGCACGCGCTGACGAAGGACCTGAAGGGCGGCTCGCTGCAACGTCAGACCCGGAGCGTGAAGGAGCTGATGGTGCGCCCGTACGTGCCGCGCTTCCTGCGCGAGGGAGACAGGGCCGTGCTGGAGGTGGTGGTGAACGACGCGGGGGAGCGCGCGCTGGAGGGCTCGCTCGCGCTGGACATCATCGACCCGGAGACGAACGCGAGCCTGCTGTCCCGCTTCGGCGTGGAGACGGCGCGCCAGCCCTTCCGGGTGGAGGCGGGGAAGGGGACGACGGCGCGCTTCCCGCTGACGGTGCCGGCGGGGCTGGGGCCGGTGGCCTTCCGTGTCACCGCGCGGGCTGGGGACTTCAGTGACGGCGAGCTGCGCCCGCTGCCGGTGCTCCCCGGACGCATGCGCCTGTCGCAATCGCGCTTCGTGGCGCTGCGGGGTGGCGAGCGCAAGACGATGGAGTTCGCGGACATGCGGCGCCGGGACGACCCGAGCCTGCTCCACGAGCAGCTCGTCGTCTCGGTGGACGCGCAGCTCTTCCACGCGGTGTTGGGGGCGATGCCGTACCTGATGGAGTACCCGTACGAGTGCACGGAGCAGGTGCTCAACCGCTTCGTGTCCACGGGCATCGTGTCGAGCCTGTATGGCCGCTACCCGGAGGTGGCGAAGCTGGCGAAGTCGCTGAGCACGCGCACCACGCGCTTCGACACGTGGGATGCGATGGATCCCAACCGGAAGATGGCGCTGGAGGAGTCGCCCTGGCTTCAGGAGTCACGGGGCGGGAAGGACGAGGGCCTCCGGCTGGCGAAGGTGTTGGATCCAGAAGTGGCGAAGGCCGAGCGCGAGGCGGCACTGGTGAAGCTGCGCGAGGCGCAGACCTCGGGGGGCGGCTTCCCCTGGTGGCCGGGCGGGCCGCCGTCGCCGTACATGACGCTCTACATCCTCCACGGGCTCGCGCGCGCGGCGGATCACGGGGTGGACGTGGACCGGAACATGACGACGCGGGCCTGGCAGTACCTCGCGAGCCATTACCGCGCGGAGTACGCGGAGAAGCTGCGCAAGGAGGGCTGCTGCTGGGAGTTCCTCACCCTGCTCGGCTACGTGGCCTCGAGCTTCCCGGACGCGAGCTACACGGGCAACGCGCTCACCCCGGAGGAGCGCGCGAGGATCCTCGACTACGGCTTCGCGCACTGGAAGGAGCACTCGCCGTACCTGAAGGGCTACCTGGCGCTGACGCTGAAGCGGGCGGGGCGGGTGGAGGACGCGCGGCGCGTCTTCGCGAGCGTGATGGACTCGGCGAAGACGAGCGAGGAGCTGGGCACGTACTGGGCGCCGGAGGAGCGGAGCTGGCTCTGGTACAACGACACCACGGAGACGCATGCCTTCGCGCTGCGCACGCTGCTGGAGCTGAGCCCGGAGGACGCGCGGCGGCACGGGCTGGCGCAGTGGCTGCTGTTGGACCGGAAGCTGGGGCACTGGAAGTCCACGCGGGCCACGGCGGAGGCGGTGTACGCGCTGGTGAAGTACCTGGAGCGCGAGGGCGCCCTGGGCGTGCGCGAGGACGTGAAGGTGACGGTGGGCGGTCAGACGACGGCGTTCGCCTTCAAGCCGGCCGAGTACACGGGGAAGGGGAACCGGGTGGTGGTGCCGGGGCCGGAGGTGAAGCCGGAGACGAGCAGCTCGGTGGGGGTGGAGAAGACGGGGAAGGGGCTCGCGTTCGCCTCGGCCACCTGGCACTTCTCGACGGAGCGGCTGCCGGAGGAGGAGCGGGGTGACTTCTTCGCCGTCTCGCGCCGTTATTTCCTCCGCGAGCGGGTGGGGACGGAGGCGGTGCTGCGCCCGCTGGAGGAGGGGACGAGCGTGGGGCCGGGAGACGAGGTGGAGGTTCACCTGTCACTGCGGACGAAGCACGCGGCGGAGTACGTGCACCTGAGAGACCCGCGAGCGGCGGGGTTCGAGCCGGGGACTACCGGATCCCGGCACCGGTATGACCTTGGGATTGTCTGGTACGAGGAGCCGAGGGACTCGGGGACGAACTTCTTCTTTGAGTGGCTGCCAGCGGGCGAGTACACGTTCCGTTACCGGCTGAGGGCGAACATGGCGGGCACGTTCCGTGTGGGGCCAGCGACTGTTCAATCCCTGTACGCACCCGAGTTCACGGCATATTCGAAGGGCGCCGTACTTTCGGTGGGCCGCGAGTGA